A genome region from Neoarius graeffei isolate fNeoGra1 chromosome 21, fNeoGra1.pri, whole genome shotgun sequence includes the following:
- the kera gene encoding keratocan, with amino-acid sequence MSEKNRLRFNMESFLTAFAVLLLAVSMDSQEMSYEHLLSQLLACPKECYCPPSFPNAVYCNNRGLKRIPKIPPFTWYLYLQNNLIDVLSADAFHNTSQLKWVNLNQNKISNEGVEENALQAMSNLLHLHMEENRLTSIPSPLPPHLEQLHLSRNQISKIPAGVFSGKKHLMLLNLQGNKLQDDAITEVNLQGLSGLVQINLAKNQLNSMPKGLPRSTVQLYLDGNNIQKIPAEYFKELPKMAFLRLNHNKLVNGGIPKNVFNLSSILDLQLSYNQLTEVPLISSGLQHLHLDHNKIKSVDTSDICPISTDTFDYSLDARVPQLRYLRLDGNEIKSPIPRDLMICFRHLSSVVI; translated from the exons GCTGAGGTTCAACATGGAGTCATTCCTCACTGCTTTTGCAGTCCTGCTACTAGCGGTCTCGATGGACTCTCAGGAAATGTCATATGAACACTTGCTGTCCCAACTCCTTGCATGCCCCAAAGAGTGCTACTGTCCTCCCAGCTTCCCCAATGCAGTCTACTGCAACAACAGAGGCCTGAAAAGAATCCCCAAAATCCCCCCTTTCACCTGGTATCTGTACCTACAGAACAACCTCATTGATGTACTTTCGGCAGATGCCTTCCATAACACTTCACAACTGAAGTGGGTCAACCTTAATCAGAACAAGATCTCAAACGAGGGTGTGGAGGAGAATGCCCTTCAAGCCATGTCCAATCTGCTGCACCTCCACATGGAGGAAAACAGGCTGACCTCCATTCCTTCCCCTCTTCCACCACATCTAGAGCAGCTACATCTCTCTAGAAACCAGATCTCAAAAATCCCAGCAGGTGTCTTTTCTGGGAAGAAACATCTCATGTTACTGAACCTGCAGGGTAACAAACTACAGGATGATGCAATTACTGAGGTCAACCTTCAAGGCCTCAGTGGGTTGGTTCAGATCAACTTGGCAAAGAACCAGCTGAACAGCATGCCTAAAGGCCTTCCCCGTTCCACTGTGCAACTTTACCTCGATGGCAACAATATTCAGAAGATCCCTGCAGAATATTTCAAAGAACTCCCCAAGATGGCCTTCCTAAGGCTGAATCACAACAAACTAGTTAATGGAGGGATCCCAAAGAATGTGTTCAACCTGTCTAGCATCCTGGACCTACAGCTTTCTTATAACCAGCTTACAGAGGTACCACTCATTTCTTCTGGCCTGCAGCATCTACACTTGGACCACAATAAAATTAAGA GTGTGGACACCTCTGACATCTGCCCTATTTCAACTGACACTTTTGATTACTCCCTTGATGCAAGAGTCCCTCAACTCCGTTACCTCCGTCTCGATGGGAACGAAATCAAGTCCCCCATTCCCAGAGATCTGATGATCTGCTTTCGTCATCTCAGTTCTGTTGTCATATAA